The DNA window GGAACCTGCCCGTGTAGCTCTCGGGACAGGCGGCCACCTGCTCGGGCGTACCGGAGATCACGACCGTGCCGCCGCCGTCACCGCCCTCGGGGCCCATGTCGATGAGGCGGTCTGCCACCTTGATGACGTCGAGGTTGTGCTCGATGACCAAAACGGTGTTGCCGGCGTCCACGAGGCGCTGCAGGACGTCGAGCAGCTGGCGGACGTCCTCGAAGTGCAGGCCCGTCGTGGGCTCGTCCAGGATGTAGAACGTGCGGCCCGTCTGCTGGCGGTGCAGCTCCTTGGCGAGCTTCACGCGCTGGGCCTCGCCGCCCGAGAGCGTCGTGGCCGGCTGGCCCAGGCGGATGTAGCCCAGGCCTACGTCATAGAGCGTCTGGAGCTTCTTCTTGATGCGCGGGATGTTGGCGAAGAACTTGAGCGCCTCGGTCACGCTCATGTCCAGCACCTGCGAGATGTTCTTGCCGTGGTAGGTGACCTCGAGCGTCTCACGGTTGTAGCGCGCGCCGTGGCACACCTCGCACGGTACGTAGACGTCGGGCAGGAAGTTCATCTCGATCTTGATCTGGCCGTCGCCCTTGCACGCCTCGCAGCGGCCGCCGCTCACGTTGAAGCTGAAGCGCCCCGGGCTGTACCCGCGCGCGCGGCTCTCGGGCGTGCTCGCGAACAGGGCGCGCAGGTCGTCCCACAGGCCGATGTAGGTGGCGGGGTTCGAGCGCGGCGTGCGGCCGATGGGGCTCTGGTCCACGTCGATGACCTTGTCGATCTCATCGACGCCCGTGAGCCTCTTGTACTCGCCCGCCGGACGCTGCGAGTTGTGGATGGCGTTCGTGAGCGCGGGGGCGATCGTGTCGGTCACGAGCGAGCTCTTGCCCGAGCCCGAGACGCCCGTCACCACGGTGAGCGTGCCGAACTCGATGTTCGCCGTGACGTTCTTGAGGTTGTTGTGCGAGGCGCCCACGATCTTGAGCGCGCCGCGTCCCGGGCGGCGGCGCTTCTCGGGCACGCGGATGAGGCGCTTGCCCGTGAGGTAGGCGCCCGTCGTGGACTCAGGGCACTCGCAGATCTGCGCCGGGGTTCCCGCGGCCACGACCTGGCCGCCGAGCTCGCCGGCGCCGGGGCCCATGTCGATCACGTAGTCCGCCGCGCGGATGGTGTCCTCGTCGTGCTCGACCACGATGACGGTGTTGCCCTGGTCACGCAGGCGCTCGAGCGTGTGGATGAGGCGGTCGTTGTCACGCTGGTGCAGGCCGATGGAGGGCTCGTCGAGGATGTAGAGCACGCCCATGAGGCCGGCGCCGATCTGCGTGGCCAGGCGGATGCGCTGGGCCTCGCCGCCCGAGAGCGTCGCCGAGGCGCGCGCGAGCGTGAGGTAGTCCAGGCCCACGTCCACGAGGAACCGCAGGCGCTCCACGATCTCCTTCACGATGCGCCCGCCGATGAACTCCTGGCGCTCCGTGAGCTTGAGGCTGCGGAAGAACTCGAGCGACTCGCGGCAGCTCATACAGCACACGTCATAGATGGACTTGTCGCCCACCGTCACGGCGAGCATCTCGGGCTTCAGGCGCGCACCGTGGCACGTGGGGCACGGGACCTCGTGGATGTACTTCTCGAGGCGGGCCCGGAGCTTGTCGTTGGTGGTCTCGCCGTACTTCTCGAACAGGATGGAGCGCACGCCGGCGTAGGTGGTGAGCCAGTGGGTGTCACGGCCGTCCACTGTGTGGTAGTCCACGCGGATCTTCGTGGCGCCCATGCCGTCGAGCAGCGCCGCGCGCACCTTCTTGGGCAGCTTCTTCCACGGGGTGTCCGGGCTCTCGCCAAAGTGGCGGCACACCGCGGCCAGGATCTGCGGGTAGTAGTTCGAGCGGCCAAAGAAGCTACCGAACACGCCGTCTGCCACGGAGAGCTCGGGGTCCTCGATGAGGGCCTCGGCGTCCACGACGCGGCGGAATCCCAGGCCGTCGCAGTCCGGGCAGGCGCCGTAGGGCGCGTTGAACGAGAAGTCTCGTGGCTGCGGGTCGTCCATGGAGTGGCCGTGCACGGGGCACGCCAGGGCAAGCGAGTACTGGAGCAGCTCGTCGGGCATGCGCTCGGGGTCATCGCGGTCTGCGAGCAAAAAGACGCCCACCTTGCCAGCCGCGAGGCGCGTGGCCGTCTCCACGGCCTCGGCGATGCGCCCCAGACTCGTCTCGCGGATGACGATGCGGTCCACGACGACCTCGATGGTGTGCTTGAGCTTCTTGTCGAGCTTGATATCCTCGTCGAGCTGGCGCACCTCGCCGTCCACGCGCACGCGGCTGAAGCCCTCGCCACGCAGGTCGTCGAAGAGCTTCGTGTACTCGCCCTTGCGGCCCACGATCACGGGCGCCAGCACGAGGGCGCGGCGCCCCTGGCCAGCGGCGAGGACCTTGTCGGCCACCTGGTCGGTGGTCTGGCGCTCGATGACCCGGCCGCACTCCGGGCAGTGGGGCGTGCCCACGCGCGCGTAGAGCAGGCGCAGGTAGTCATAGATCTCGGTCACGGTGCCCACGGTGGAGCGCGGATTCTTGCTCGTGGTCTTCTGGTCGATGGAGACGGCCGGCGACAGGCCGTCGATCGAGTCGAGATCGGGCTTGTCCATCTGACCCAGGAACTGGCGCGCGTAGCTCGAGAGGCTCTCCACGTAGCGGCGCTGGCCCTCGGCATAGATGGTGTCGAACGCCAGGCTCGACTTGCCCGAGCCCGACAGGCCCGTGATGACGACGAGCTTGTCGCGAGGTATGGAGACGTCGACGTTGCGCAGGTTGTGCTCGCGCGCGCCGCGGATGACGATTGCGTCGGAGGCCATGGACTGCTCCCCTGTCGTGTGCTGTTCTCGGCCTCCCAGTTTAGAACATTCGTTCGAATGTTGCTAGGGCGCCGGCCAGAACCGTGCCAGCGGAACCCGTCCCCAATGGCATGCCAGCGGAGCCCGTCCCCAATGGCGCGGCTAGGCGCCGTACTCCTCGCGCAGGCGCCTCGTGAGGGCCATGTTCTCGGAGTAGTCGACGCGCACGACCACCACGCTGGGCGCGTCGTCGTGGGAGAAGGCGTCCTCGAGCGTGGGCACGAGCTCGTCGGCCGCGCTCACCTCGTAGCCGTGGCAGTGCATGGCCTCGGCATAGGCCTTGAAGTCGGGGTTGGAGAAGCTCACGCCGAACGTGTCGCCGAACTGCTCCTCCTCCTTCCAGCGGATGAGCCCGTAGTGCTCGTCCTCCCAGATGAGGACCACGATGGGCACGCCCTCGCGCACGGCCGTCTCGAGCTCCTGCGAGTTCATCATGAAGCCGCCGTCGCCCGTGACGGCCAGCACGCGGCGCTCGGGATGGACGAGCTTGGCGGCGATGGCGCCGGGCACCGAGAAGCCCATGGAGGCAAAGCCGTTCGAGATGAGGCAGGTGCGTGGCTCGTAGCAGGGGTAGTCTCGGCCGATCCAGATCTTGTGGGCGCCCACGTCGGAGACGAGGATGTCCGAGCGGCCGAGCACCGAGCGGACGTCTGCCAGGATGCGCGCGGGCTTCATGGGGTAGGCGTCGGAGGACGAGAGCTGCTCGAAGTCCCCGCGCAGGCGTTGGCCCACGGCGAGAAGGCCGTCGGGCTCGGGCTTGTCGTCGCGGCGGGCGGTGCGAAGGATCTGGTAGATGCTGTCGGAGATATCGCCCGTGACCTCGACGTCGGGCTCGTAGAGCTGGTTGACGTCGGCCGGCAGCCCCGAGATGTTCACGATCTTCATCTTGTGGGTGTGCCACTTCTTGGGCGCGCACTCGATGAGGTCGTAGCCCACGCCGATGACGAGGTCTGCCTGGTCGAACGCGTCGATGATGTAGTCGTGCTGGGGGATGCCCACCACGCCCAGGCGCCACGGGCAGTCCCACGGCACGATGCCCTTGCCCATCATCGTCTGCACCAAGGGGATGTGGAGGCGCTCGGCCATGGAGCGCACGGCCTCGGCGGCACCCGCGCGCACGGCACCGGCGCCGGCGAGGATGAGCGGGTTTTTGGCCTGCGAGATGAGGTGGGCCGCCTCGATGACGCTCGCCGGGTCGGCGTAGAGCGCGGGCGGCTGCTGGCGGCGCAGCGGGCGGGCGGGGCTGGGCATGTGGGCCACGTTCTTGGGCAGGTCGATGTGCGTGGCGCCGGGCTTGGGCGCCTCGGCGTACTTGAAGGCCAGGCGCGTGATCTCTGCCACGGTGTCGGGGCGCATGACGACCTTGCTGCGCTTCGTGATGGGCGAGAACATCGCCGAGAGGTCAAGGTACTGGTGACTCGTGAGCTGCATGAGCTCGCTGGAGACCTGGCCGGTGATGGCCACGAGCGGAGCTCCGTCAAGGAAGGCGTCGGCCACGCCCGTGACGAGGTTCGTGGCGCCCGGGCCAAGCGTGGCCAGGCACACGCCGGCGTGGTCCGTGAGGCGGCCGTAGACGTCTGCCATGAAGGCGGCGCCCTGCTCGTGGCGCGTGGGGATGAAGCGCACGCCCGCCTTCTTGAGCGCGAACATCAGGTCGAGGTTCTCCTCGCCCGGAATGCCGAACACGATGCGCACGCCCTCGGCCTTGAGGCAGTCGACGAGCACCTCCGCCGTGGTCTTCTCGGTCGTTGCGTTCTCGGGCTTCTCGGCCATGTGAGCTCTCCCCCACGTTCGCTGTCCGCTTTGTTCCGCCCGACAGTATGGGACGAGGCGAGTGTGGCGGGCCGAGCCGTTACCTATTCGTCACGCGCGCGAAACGTGCCATTGGGGACGGGTTCGTTTGGCATGCCATTGGGGACGGGTTCGTTTGGCACGGCGACGCCGGGGCCTGCCATTGGGACCCGTCCCCTTTGGCACGAAGCTAGTGGAGCAGCGGGTTGTCGAGGTGAAGCTCCGGGCGCGGGGCGCGGGTGGGCGCGCAGGCGTCGGGTGCGCTGGCGACCGGCTCGCGGGAGACGGGACGCAGCTCCCATGCGCTTGCGACCTCGGCCGTTGCGTGGCCGGCGCGGGCGCGGGCAAGGGCAGCCGAGAACACCGGGCCCACGATGTCGCAGCGCCATGCGCGCACCACGACGTGCTCCCAGCCACCGTCGCGGGCGAGCCACAGCTCAATGGGCTCGTCGAACCACAGCGCGTGCGCAAGGCCGGCGCCCAGGTCGCTTCGGTCCTCGGCAACCGAGACCACGAGCGTCTGGGCGGGCGCGGAAGGCGCCGCCACGCCAAGGTCGCCCGCCGTGGCCACGACGGCGCCGATGGCGTGCGAGCAAAGCGGCACGCGCACACGGGCAGTGCACGCCTCCCGTGGCATGGCGCCCGCCTCGTCCACGGCAGGCGTAATCTCCTCGCGCGCGAGGCCCTGCCACACGGCCAGGTCACAGCGCTCGAGGTCGGAGTCGGGGTGGTTGCCGCACGCCTTGTAGTCGTCCTCGAACGCCACGAGCCCGTGGCGGGCGCGCACGGCGTGGAACTCGCGGGCAAGGCGCACGTAGTAGTCGATTGGGGGCATGGGGCGCCACCCAAGCACGGAGCGGCGGTGCGGCCGCCAGATGACGGACAGGCACGTGACGCCGCGCTCGGCAAACCACTCGCAGGCCTCCACGTCGCGGGCCAGCGCGTCGTCCACGCTTGCCACGGCATCCTCGCCCGCGAGCTCGGCGCCACCCACGAGCTGCGTGTACACGTTGCCGCGCCCGAGCACGCCCACGGCCGCGGCCGTGCGGCGCAGCCACTCGTCGTAGCCAACGTGTGCCTGCTTGCCGGGGCAGAGACGGGCGAACTGCGCGGCGCCCCACACCTCGAGGTTGGGGCTGTACGACGTCACGCCCGTCTCGGCCACGATGCGCGCCAGGGCATCCTCGTCGTAGGCGGGCGCCATGAGCTGGCAGGCAAAGCGGCCCGAGAAGCTCTCCCCCATGGCCCTGAGCGCGGCCACGTAGCGCACCTGCTCGTGCGAGAAGGCCGGGGTGCCGTCCATGTCGGAGCCGCCGGAGATGTAGAGCTGCGAGTAGCGGCCGGGCTCGGCGAGCGCGGTGCGCACGACCTGGGAGATCTCGTCGCACGGCACCACGGGGTCGACGCCGCGACGCGTGAACAGCGCACAGAAGCGGCACTGGTTGCCCTCGCGCCAGAACTCGCAGCGCCGGTAGGCCGTGAGGATCAGCTTCTGGGCGCGGGCGTCTGCCAGGGCGTCGGCCGGGGTGCCGGCGCTCGTCGTGAAGTCGTAGAGCGCGGGGCGCGGCGTGAAGCCGATGACGTCCACGAGCCCCTCGCGGGCGACGCCGGGCGCGTCGTCGCCGTCCGCCGCGATCGGGCCCGCGGCCGGCTCGCGAAGCGTGAACTCATCGAGCGCCTCGTCGTAGTCGATGACGTAGGGGTCCTCGTAGGTCTCGCCCCAGTTGATGTAGACGTAGGTGGCGTCACGCAAAAGCACGCCGCCGGGCATGACAAGCCGGCGCTCGCGGCCCTGCGCGGTGCGGCCCGTGAACGCTATCTCGAACGGCTCGTCACTCGCGAAGCGGTAGTCGGGCTCCTGCAGGCGCTCGAGGGCACGGCCCGACAGCCTCGCGCCGTGCCACACCATCGAAATCTTCAGCAGCACGAACGGCGACATGTCCGGGTACTCGGCGCACAGCCGGCGCCATTCCTGCGTCTTTGTCTCGGCCATTTCCATCCCTTCCCGGGACGCTGGGGACGGGTCACCTTGTCCCACGCGTGGGACAAACGAACCCGTCTCCGCTGTCCCCTAGTGGACGACGATGAGCGCCGCGACGATCGCGACGTTGAGACCCACGGCAAACGCTAGGTCGCGGGCGCGCAGGGGCACCTCGAACGCGCAGCGTCGCTCGCGGCCGTCCTCGAACCCGCGCGACTCCATGGCCATGGCCAGGCTCTCCGAGCGCTCGAGGGCGTGCGCCAGCATCGGCACCACGCGCCGGGGCGACAGCGGCCCCACGCGCACGCCGCGGGCGCGAAGGGCCAGGCCCACCTCGCCGTACTCGTCGCGCACCACGGGGAAGAAGTGGTAGGCGGCCAGCACGCCGTAGGCGAACTTGGGCGGCAGCCGGAACTGCTGCATGAGGCTCATGACGAGCTCGAACGCGTCGCTCGTGAACGCGAAGGCCATGCCCAGGCCGCCGTAGGCGAGCACGCGGCTCGCAAGCTGGGCGGCCGTGGTCCAGTCGCTCGCGAACAGCGTGCGCTGGCCAAACATGTCGGCCTCCACCGCGGCCGAGGCGTTGCCGCCCGAGCCGTACATGAGGCCGGTGACGAACAGCGCGAGCGCCGTGAGCGCGAACGGCAGCATCGCCAGCGCCAGGCCCTTTCGGTTCGTGCCGGGCGAGGCGAGCGTGGCCGCGAGCATGACCACGAACACGGCCAGGTTGACGGGCGTGTTGAACGTCACGGACAGAACGAGCGACGCCACGATGAGCGCGGCGAGCTTGCAACCGGGGTTGAGGCTCCTCATGCGCGGCTCCCCTCCCACGCGGGCTCCAGGCGGCCCCGCGCGTACGTCTCGAACTCCTCGGCAGACAGCGGGCGAACGCCGCCGCCCTCCACAAGCAGCACCTGGTTGGCGATGGCGCGGGCAAGCACGAGGTCGTGCGTCGCCACGACGACGGTGAGGCCCGCCGCCACGCGCGCCATGAGCATGTCGAGCATGCGGCGCGTCGAGCGCTCGTCCTGCGCGTAGGTGGGCTCGTCGAGCAGAAGCACGCTCGCGTTGCCCGCAAGCATCGCAAGCATGGCGAGGCGCCGCTGCTGGCCCTGGCTTATCTCGTAGGGCGAGCGCTCGGAGAGGCCCGCAAGGCCGAACTCCTCGAGAAGCGCCGGCACGCGGGCCGCAAGGTCCTCCTCGGCCGCGCCCGGGTTTGCCGCGCGCAGCGTCACGAGCACCTCCTCGCCCACCGTGAGGGCAAGAAACTGCAGACGGGGGTTCTGGAACACGAGGCCCACGCTGCCCTCCACGGCAAGCTCGCCCGCCGTTTCGCACGCACCGGCGATGGCGTGCAGAAGCGTCGACTTGCCGGCGCCGCACTCGCCCACCAGGGCGCACACGCTGCCACGGGGGATGTCGAGGTCAACGCCCGCGAGCACGCGGGTGGCGCGGCGGCTGCGCCCGTAGCCCACGGACAGCCCGCGGGCGCGCACGGCAGACGGCGCGTCCGCGGCCACGGGAGCGGGCGCATAGCCCGCCGCCCACTCCTCGTCCACGAACAGGCCCGCGGCGCGCATCTGCCCCTCGTGGGCCGCAAGGTCGGCAGGGGCGAACGACGCGGCGTCCAGGCTGCCCGAGGAGCGCATGAGCACGACGCGGCTCGCGAACGGCAGCCACCAGCCGGCACGGTGGTCCACGACGACGAGCGTCACGCCCAGCTCGGCGTTGAGGCGGCGCAGCTCGGCGGCAACCGAGGCGCACGACGCCGGGTCGAGGTTGGCGAACGGCTCGTCGAGCACGAGCGTGCGGGCGCCACAGGCAAGTGCCGTGCACAGGGCGAGCTTCTGCTTCGTGCCGCCGGAGAGCCTGCCGATGCGCTCGCCCGCGCGCCCCTCGAGTCCCACGAGGGAAAGGAGCTCGCGGCACCGGGCGCGCATGTCGCCCTCCCAGCCCACGTTCTCCAGCGCAAAGAGCACCTCGCGCTCGACCGTGTCCATGCAGAACTGGTTGTCTGGGTTCTGGAACAGGATCGAGACCTCGCGGCTGCGCTCGCGCGGGCCCATCTCGTCCACGGCGCGGCCGCCCGCGAGCACCTCACCGGAGGACTCGCCGGCGTATGCCGGGTACAGGCCCGCAAGGCACAGCGCCAGCGTGGACTTGCCGCTTCCCGAGGCCCCCATGATAAGGACGACCTCCCCCCGGCCAACGGTCAGGGAGAGGTCGGAGAGCACCGGGTCCGCGTTCTCGCCATAGGAGAACGTGAGGGCGTGGGCCTCGAGGGCGGGCACGGACGTGGCGCGCGCGGCGCCGTTCTCGGCCATGCCGCCCTTCTCGGGCGCGGCGGCAGACAGGCGCTGTTCCTGCGCGCTAGGCACGGGCGCGGCCAAGCGCATAGCCCTTGAGCAGGCCGGTCTTGGCAAGGCCGTCGCCGATGGCCTTGGAGCCAAAGCCGCAGAACACCACGGAGCTCACGAGGCGCACGACGAAGAACAGCACGAGCACGGGCACCGAGATCAGGCCGTAGCCCGAGCGGATGAAGCTCCACACGAAGCTGATGATGGTGCAGAACAGCGAGGCGAGCAGCATGTCCTTCGTCTCGAAGCTCTTGTAGCGGCCCAGGGCGAAGGCGAGCTCTGCGCCGGCGCCCTGCACGAGGCCGGTCACGATGACCATCGGGCCGTACATGTTGCCGAGCAGCACCTCGATGAGCGCGGCGATGACCTCGGACACGAGGGCCACGCCCGGGCGACGGATGATGT is part of the Parolsenella massiliensis genome and encodes:
- the uvrA gene encoding excinuclease ABC subunit UvrA, producing the protein MASDAIVIRGAREHNLRNVDVSIPRDKLVVITGLSGSGKSSLAFDTIYAEGQRRYVESLSSYARQFLGQMDKPDLDSIDGLSPAVSIDQKTTSKNPRSTVGTVTEIYDYLRLLYARVGTPHCPECGRVIERQTTDQVADKVLAAGQGRRALVLAPVIVGRKGEYTKLFDDLRGEGFSRVRVDGEVRQLDEDIKLDKKLKHTIEVVVDRIVIRETSLGRIAEAVETATRLAAGKVGVFLLADRDDPERMPDELLQYSLALACPVHGHSMDDPQPRDFSFNAPYGACPDCDGLGFRRVVDAEALIEDPELSVADGVFGSFFGRSNYYPQILAAVCRHFGESPDTPWKKLPKKVRAALLDGMGATKIRVDYHTVDGRDTHWLTTYAGVRSILFEKYGETTNDKLRARLEKYIHEVPCPTCHGARLKPEMLAVTVGDKSIYDVCCMSCRESLEFFRSLKLTERQEFIGGRIVKEIVERLRFLVDVGLDYLTLARASATLSGGEAQRIRLATQIGAGLMGVLYILDEPSIGLHQRDNDRLIHTLERLRDQGNTVIVVEHDEDTIRAADYVIDMGPGAGELGGQVVAAGTPAQICECPESTTGAYLTGKRLIRVPEKRRRPGRGALKIVGASHNNLKNVTANIEFGTLTVVTGVSGSGKSSLVTDTIAPALTNAIHNSQRPAGEYKRLTGVDEIDKVIDVDQSPIGRTPRSNPATYIGLWDDLRALFASTPESRARGYSPGRFSFNVSGGRCEACKGDGQIKIEMNFLPDVYVPCEVCHGARYNRETLEVTYHGKNISQVLDMSVTEALKFFANIPRIKKKLQTLYDVGLGYIRLGQPATTLSGGEAQRVKLAKELHRQQTGRTFYILDEPTTGLHFEDVRQLLDVLQRLVDAGNTVLVIEHNLDVIKVADRLIDMGPEGGDGGGTVVISGTPEQVAACPESYTGRFLAPVLERTRELQERLDKSGQGEWVPPIVMPGEDETGEQGLASQTGERASTPLPRRLPQVR
- a CDS encoding acetolactate synthase large subunit, with amino-acid sequence MAEKPENATTEKTTAEVLVDCLKAEGVRIVFGIPGEENLDLMFALKKAGVRFIPTRHEQGAAFMADVYGRLTDHAGVCLATLGPGATNLVTGVADAFLDGAPLVAITGQVSSELMQLTSHQYLDLSAMFSPITKRSKVVMRPDTVAEITRLAFKYAEAPKPGATHIDLPKNVAHMPSPARPLRRQQPPALYADPASVIEAAHLISQAKNPLILAGAGAVRAGAAEAVRSMAERLHIPLVQTMMGKGIVPWDCPWRLGVVGIPQHDYIIDAFDQADLVIGVGYDLIECAPKKWHTHKMKIVNISGLPADVNQLYEPDVEVTGDISDSIYQILRTARRDDKPEPDGLLAVGQRLRGDFEQLSSSDAYPMKPARILADVRSVLGRSDILVSDVGAHKIWIGRDYPCYEPRTCLISNGFASMGFSVPGAIAAKLVHPERRVLAVTGDGGFMMNSQELETAVREGVPIVVLIWEDEHYGLIRWKEEEQFGDTFGVSFSNPDFKAYAEAMHCHGYEVSAADELVPTLEDAFSHDDAPSVVVVRVDYSENMALTRRLREEYGA
- a CDS encoding radical SAM protein, producing the protein MAETKTQEWRRLCAEYPDMSPFVLLKISMVWHGARLSGRALERLQEPDYRFASDEPFEIAFTGRTAQGRERRLVMPGGVLLRDATYVYINWGETYEDPYVIDYDEALDEFTLREPAAGPIAADGDDAPGVAREGLVDVIGFTPRPALYDFTTSAGTPADALADARAQKLILTAYRRCEFWREGNQCRFCALFTRRGVDPVVPCDEISQVVRTALAEPGRYSQLYISGGSDMDGTPAFSHEQVRYVAALRAMGESFSGRFACQLMAPAYDEDALARIVAETGVTSYSPNLEVWGAAQFARLCPGKQAHVGYDEWLRRTAAAVGVLGRGNVYTQLVGGAELAGEDAVASVDDALARDVEACEWFAERGVTCLSVIWRPHRRSVLGWRPMPPIDYYVRLAREFHAVRARHGLVAFEDDYKACGNHPDSDLERCDLAVWQGLAREEITPAVDEAGAMPREACTARVRVPLCSHAIGAVVATAGDLGVAAPSAPAQTLVVSVAEDRSDLGAGLAHALWFDEPIELWLARDGGWEHVVVRAWRCDIVGPVFSAALARARAGHATAEVASAWELRPVSREPVASAPDACAPTRAPRPELHLDNPLLH
- a CDS encoding energy-coupling factor transporter transmembrane protein EcfT — protein: MRSLNPGCKLAALIVASLVLSVTFNTPVNLAVFVVMLAATLASPGTNRKGLALAMLPFALTALALFVTGLMYGSGGNASAAVEADMFGQRTLFASDWTTAAQLASRVLAYGGLGMAFAFTSDAFELVMSLMQQFRLPPKFAYGVLAAYHFFPVVRDEYGEVGLALRARGVRVGPLSPRRVVPMLAHALERSESLAMAMESRGFEDGRERRCAFEVPLRARDLAFAVGLNVAIVAALIVVH
- a CDS encoding ABC transporter ATP-binding protein encodes the protein MRLAAPVPSAQEQRLSAAAPEKGGMAENGAARATSVPALEAHALTFSYGENADPVLSDLSLTVGRGEVVLIMGASGSGKSTLALCLAGLYPAYAGESSGEVLAGGRAVDEMGPRERSREVSILFQNPDNQFCMDTVEREVLFALENVGWEGDMRARCRELLSLVGLEGRAGERIGRLSGGTKQKLALCTALACGARTLVLDEPFANLDPASCASVAAELRRLNAELGVTLVVVDHRAGWWLPFASRVVLMRSSGSLDAASFAPADLAAHEGQMRAAGLFVDEEWAAGYAPAPVAADAPSAVRARGLSVGYGRSRRATRVLAGVDLDIPRGSVCALVGECGAGKSTLLHAIAGACETAGELAVEGSVGLVFQNPRLQFLALTVGEEVLVTLRAANPGAAEEDLAARVPALLEEFGLAGLSERSPYEISQGQQRRLAMLAMLAGNASVLLLDEPTYAQDERSTRRMLDMLMARVAAGLTVVVATHDLVLARAIANQVLLVEGGGVRPLSAEEFETYARGRLEPAWEGSRA
- a CDS encoding ECF transporter S component — encoded protein: MANENGSAKGGWKFQEIIFVAMLCIVFGVVYLVAVYAAAAMVAAFTPMGIGPMGNEIVFGIWFMVSTLAAYIIRRPGVALVSEVIAALIEVLLGNMYGPMVIVTGLVQGAGAELAFALGRYKSFETKDMLLASLFCTIISFVWSFIRSGYGLISVPVLVLFFVVRLVSSVVFCGFGSKAIGDGLAKTGLLKGYALGRARA